A region of the Tissierellales bacterium genome:
GAGTGAATTGTTGAATTCGCTTGATGCTGGAAAACCATATTTTTGGATTAATGCATATAAGGATGAAAAATCGTACTATACTGATGATGATATAAAGTTTTTGTCATCCATAGATCATCTTTTTCAAATAAATTTGGAAAATCATTTGTCTGAGAATGAGTACTGTAAAACTGGTGATTCAGCGTTTTTTGTTGAATTTAATGGAAACATCCACAGGTGCTGGAAAGATAAGATAAAACTAGGAAACATATATCAAGTAGATTTAAATAATTTATCAAAGAAAGAAAAATGTTCAAAAAAGTATTGTACATGTTTCATAGGATATAGTAATATGGAGTCATTAGGATTAGAAGCGAAATATAAGAATAGTGTATTAGGAAGAATGTTATAAAAGTCAGTTAATAGCTGGCTTTTCTTTTAAATATTAGGGAGAGATTTTGATGAAGAATTTTAAGCTGATTGGAGATTATCATACCCATACGAGATATAGTCATGGAATGGGAAGTATCGAAGATAATGTCAAAGCTGCGATATCTAAAAATCTTGAGTTTATAGTTATAGCAGATCACGGACCAATGTGCTCGTATGGGGTGAGTAAAGATGATTATAGGCATATGAGATTGGAAATTGATTGCTTGAATAAAAAATATAAAGAGATAGAGATACTGCTTGGAATTGAGGCTAATATAGTCGACCTAGAGGGAAAACTTGATATAGACGGTGATTATATTAGATACAGTGATTTGTTATTAGCGGGTTTTCATTTTGATATAGTATACAATGAAAAGTTGAAAGCTATTAGGTCAAATCTAGATAGAAGAGCACGGCTAAAAAATCACATAGAGAAGTCACTTTATGATGAACTCAAATATTACTATACACAAAGTGCAATAAAATCTATGCGAAAATATGATATACGAATTCTGACTCATATGGGAGACGGCTATCCCATAGATATAGAAAAATTAGCAAGTGTAGCAGCAGAGACAAATACGTATCTAGAAATCAACAATTTTCATAGATACTTAAATTGTGATCAGATAAAAAGGGCATTGAAATACAAGCATCTGAAGTTTGTGATAAATAGCGATGCACATAGGTCTAGAGATGTGGGGAATGTGAAGATAGCTATGAAAGTAATTGAAAAGTCTGGATTGGACGTATCTCGCGTAGAAAATGCTATGTGGTTATAGACCTGATGATATATTATATATATACAGACTTGTTGGAGGAAGATTATGAAATTTGAAGAGATTTTCATTAAAACTGAAACCATGAATTTTTGGTGGGGAGAATATGGTTTAATCGAAGTATGCGATGAGTATATAAGTATATATGGTGATGCTGCTTGTAAGAATTTAATTGGAAGTTGTGATATTTATGCTAAACCTGTACTTCAAAATATAATGGATGATGAAGATCAAGAAGACGAAGATATAGATAAAATTCGTGATTTTTTAGAGTCTGATAAAGTTGTATATGACTATATTTATCCAAGGACAATAAAGGAGATACTTTTTAATCAAGTTAGACACAAGGCACCTAAAAATAAATATGGAATAAAGCCAACTTACATAATGATGTGGGATAATGTAGACGTGTTGAATATTTTAGAGATAAAAAGATGTGTAAAT
Encoded here:
- a CDS encoding PHP domain-containing protein: MKNFKLIGDYHTHTRYSHGMGSIEDNVKAAISKNLEFIVIADHGPMCSYGVSKDDYRHMRLEIDCLNKKYKEIEILLGIEANIVDLEGKLDIDGDYIRYSDLLLAGFHFDIVYNEKLKAIRSNLDRRARLKNHIEKSLYDELKYYYTQSAIKSMRKYDIRILTHMGDGYPIDIEKLASVAAETNTYLEINNFHRYLNCDQIKRALKYKHLKFVINSDAHRSRDVGNVKIAMKVIEKSGLDVSRVENAMWL